In the genome of Haloarcula sp. CBA1129, one region contains:
- a CDS encoding MaoC/PaaZ C-terminal domain-containing protein codes for MAYSYEPHHFEDFEAGQEFISVGRTVTESDFVMHSALSGDWTELHTNKEYAEEQEFGERIAHGPMTFVQATGFVYRTGIVERTAFAFLGMNYMDLPNPVHIGDTLQLEIVVDKTKEVGRDDAGLVVLDTEMENQDGTVVFEGDMKFLIKKRE; via the coding sequence ATGGCGTACAGCTACGAGCCACACCACTTCGAGGACTTCGAAGCGGGACAGGAGTTTATCAGCGTCGGCCGGACGGTTACCGAGTCAGATTTCGTCATGCACTCTGCCCTGTCCGGCGACTGGACAGAACTGCATACGAACAAGGAATACGCGGAAGAACAGGAGTTCGGTGAGCGGATCGCACACGGGCCGATGACGTTCGTCCAAGCGACCGGGTTCGTCTATCGGACCGGGATCGTTGAGCGGACCGCATTCGCCTTCCTCGGGATGAACTACATGGACCTCCCGAACCCGGTCCACATCGGTGATACGCTCCAACTGGAGATCGTCGTTGACAAAACCAAAGAAGTCGGGCGCGACGACGCCGGATTAGTTGTCCTCGACACCGAAATGGAAAATCAGGACGGGACCGTCGTCTTCGAGGGCGATATGAAGTTCCTGATAAAGAAACGCGAGTGA
- the paaI gene encoding hydroxyphenylacetyl-CoA thioesterase PaaI has translation MSGVADEVRERIESDAYCETLGIDVVELDSGYAQTELTITEGLLNFHGTPHGGAIYSLADAAFAAASNSHGEAAVALETNISYLEAVETGETVSATAEETHLSDSTAEYEVTVTAQDGERIATFRGRVYRP, from the coding sequence ATGTCCGGCGTCGCCGACGAAGTCAGAGAGCGTATCGAATCGGATGCGTACTGCGAAACTCTCGGCATCGACGTAGTTGAACTCGACTCGGGGTACGCACAGACTGAACTGACGATTACGGAGGGCCTGCTGAACTTCCATGGCACACCTCACGGCGGTGCAATCTACTCACTCGCCGACGCAGCGTTCGCCGCCGCGTCGAACTCTCACGGCGAGGCGGCGGTTGCACTGGAGACGAATATCTCGTATCTGGAGGCCGTCGAAACCGGTGAAACGGTGTCTGCGACCGCTGAGGAGACACATCTCTCCGACAGCACCGCAGAGTACGAGGTGACGGTGACGGCGCAAGACGGCGAACGCATTGCGACGTTTCGTGGGCGAGTCTACCGGCCCTGA
- the paaK gene encoding phenylacetate--CoA ligase PaaK, producing the protein MVYKPLEASDRTELRALQTDRLQGIVTHAYENVPFYREKLDEAGVSPDDIQSIDDITKLPMTTKEDFRDEYPDGLFAVDDEDVARIHASSGTTGKPKIVSYTDDDLDTWSEVVARSLAASGTEAGDTVQNAYGYGLFTGGLGLHYGTEELGASVIPIGSGQTQRQVELMTDLESDVFTCTPSYALYLAETAEEMGHDPRELPISTIIFGAEPCTDPIRAEIEERLGVDGIDIYGLSEIIGPGVSCECHEAQDGLHIWEDHFYPEVIDPHTKEPVKEGEEGELVLTTLTKKALPVFRYRTGDLTTLNYDECACGRTMVRMDNVTGRTDDLLIVRGVNLYPSEIEHAVLDIDGVAPHYRIDLYEEDNLDVLELTIERTADQGPGDDALEDEIIERLENVLAFTPDELELVAPGSIERTQVGKVKRVYDHRD; encoded by the coding sequence ATGGTGTACAAGCCACTGGAGGCGTCTGACCGTACAGAGCTGCGTGCGTTGCAAACTGACCGATTACAGGGGATTGTCACACACGCCTACGAGAACGTCCCCTTTTACCGGGAGAAACTCGACGAGGCGGGCGTCTCGCCCGACGATATCCAGAGCATCGACGACATCACGAAGCTGCCGATGACGACGAAAGAGGATTTCCGCGACGAGTACCCCGACGGCCTGTTCGCCGTCGACGATGAGGACGTCGCCCGCATCCACGCGTCGTCCGGGACGACCGGGAAGCCGAAAATCGTCTCGTACACGGACGACGACCTCGACACATGGAGTGAAGTTGTCGCACGTTCGCTGGCTGCGAGCGGTACCGAAGCGGGCGACACCGTCCAGAACGCCTACGGGTACGGATTGTTCACCGGCGGATTGGGGCTCCACTACGGAACCGAAGAGCTGGGGGCCTCGGTTATTCCCATCGGGAGCGGCCAGACACAGCGACAGGTCGAGTTGATGACCGACCTAGAGAGCGATGTGTTCACGTGTACTCCGTCGTATGCGCTCTACCTCGCCGAAACGGCCGAGGAGATGGGCCACGACCCCAGAGAGCTGCCGATTTCGACGATTATCTTCGGAGCAGAACCGTGTACCGACCCCATTCGGGCGGAAATTGAAGAGCGACTGGGCGTCGACGGCATCGATATTTACGGACTCTCGGAGATCATCGGTCCCGGTGTCTCGTGTGAATGCCACGAAGCGCAGGACGGACTCCACATCTGGGAAGACCACTTCTACCCGGAAGTCATCGATCCACACACGAAAGAGCCGGTCAAGGAAGGCGAGGAGGGTGAGCTCGTCCTCACGACACTCACGAAAAAAGCGTTGCCGGTCTTCCGGTACCGGACTGGCGACCTGACGACACTAAATTACGACGAGTGTGCGTGTGGACGGACGATGGTGCGGATGGACAACGTCACCGGCCGGACCGACGACCTTCTCATTGTCCGGGGCGTGAACCTCTATCCCAGCGAAATCGAACACGCTGTGCTGGACATCGACGGCGTCGCTCCGCACTACCGGATCGACCTCTACGAGGAGGACAACCTTGACGTCCTAGAACTCACCATCGAACGAACTGCGGATCAGGGGCCGGGCGACGACGCACTCGAAGACGAAATCATCGAACGTCTCGAAAACGTGCTCGCATTCACCCCAGACGAACTCGAACTCGTTGCGCCCGGCAGCATCGAACGAACGCAGGTCGGCAAGGTAAAACGCGTCTACGACCACCGTGATTAG
- a CDS encoding thiolase domain-containing protein, with translation MRDAYLIGAGQTPFGSMPEESYRSLFDHAVTEAFDSVDHDIDTDAIDEAIVGSLGVGGRQLGLSAPAATEHAGLHGVPSVRVENACAASGYAVRQAVQAVKSGMADVALAGGVEVMTDLSSDVTKYWLGVSGETEWERLTGTTFSGVYAQMASAYFQKYAASADHLSMVAVKNHRNGAKNPKAHLGFECSLEDATNAPVVADPLNLYHCCPTSDGAAVALIASEDVVEQYTDEPVRVAGVGAASDRVGLFQRDSYTTISASETAADTAYDRAGIAPADIDFAEVHDCFAIAELLAYEDLGFCDRGEAPQLLEEGTTDPDGALPVNVSGGLKSKGHPIGATGAGQLVEAFKQLTGSAADRQLAAPKYGLTHNVGGSGGSAVVHILEREAAR, from the coding sequence ATGCGGGACGCGTATCTCATCGGCGCAGGGCAGACACCGTTTGGCTCGATGCCCGAAGAGAGCTACAGATCACTGTTCGACCACGCAGTCACCGAAGCCTTCGACAGTGTCGACCACGACATCGACACGGATGCAATAGATGAAGCAATCGTCGGCTCACTCGGCGTGGGCGGTCGACAACTCGGTCTCTCAGCACCGGCAGCAACCGAACACGCCGGGCTGCACGGAGTCCCCAGCGTGCGCGTTGAGAACGCCTGCGCTGCGTCAGGCTACGCCGTCCGACAGGCGGTGCAGGCAGTCAAAAGCGGGATGGCCGACGTGGCGCTGGCCGGCGGCGTCGAAGTCATGACAGACCTGAGCAGCGATGTGACGAAGTACTGGCTCGGCGTCTCCGGTGAAACGGAATGGGAGCGGCTGACCGGGACGACCTTTTCGGGCGTCTACGCACAGATGGCAAGTGCGTATTTCCAGAAGTATGCGGCCAGCGCGGACCATCTCTCGATGGTAGCGGTCAAGAACCATCGAAACGGCGCAAAAAATCCGAAGGCGCACTTGGGCTTCGAATGCTCCCTCGAAGACGCTACCAACGCACCCGTTGTCGCGGACCCATTGAACCTCTATCACTGCTGTCCGACCTCTGACGGAGCGGCGGTCGCTCTCATCGCGAGCGAGGACGTTGTCGAACAGTATACGGACGAGCCGGTCCGGGTCGCCGGGGTCGGGGCGGCCAGTGACCGGGTCGGCCTCTTCCAGCGAGACAGCTATACCACGATTTCTGCATCGGAGACGGCTGCAGACACGGCGTATGACCGTGCCGGGATTGCCCCTGCTGATATTGATTTCGCTGAGGTGCACGACTGCTTTGCGATTGCCGAACTACTCGCCTACGAGGACCTCGGTTTCTGCGACCGTGGCGAGGCACCGCAGTTACTTGAGGAGGGAACGACTGACCCTGACGGGGCGCTGCCGGTCAATGTCTCTGGCGGACTGAAATCGAAAGGCCACCCTATCGGCGCAACCGGGGCCGGACAGCTTGTCGAGGCGTTCAAACAACTCACCGGCAGCGCCGCGGACCGACAGCTAGCGGCCCCGAAGTACGGGCTCACTCACAACGTGGGTGGGAGCGGCGGCAGCGCCGTTGTCCATATTCTTGAACGGGAGGCGGCACGATGA
- a CDS encoding zinc ribbon domain-containing protein yields the protein MTVSGLAAIGAYAPRLRIDAAEFEAAWGSFDAAGIDEKAVPDADEDAVTMGVEAARRALGAADASGKDVAHLAFATTTPPMAEEDLTARLCSILNVPDDAKTQTMTGSTHSGAQALDATMDGGPFGDDVGLVIISDCPRGDPDSGIEHAAGAGSVALVVDEDGPGTVTDRASHTEAYPGTRFRTGGDDRTTGLGVTQYDREAFTTTLGSAANRLDAPRDDIDAAAVQSPDGKLPYRATGALGVDAETIAAADTVGTLGDTGATSAFLGAATAFAADAERVLIAAYGSGASATLFVVAGPVPVSTALGGDIRLSYAEYLRRRGEITRDEPEGGGAYVSVPSWQRTLPQRHRLVAGRCAACGALNFPPAGACNDCHERTSDFEAVELPGTGTVTAVTTIEQGGAPPEFVAQQSSSGQFDSAIVALDGPSGEQTVSVPTQVLQGTDEVTIGTPVVLTTRRIYTQEGVIRYGFKAQVASQRR from the coding sequence ATGACTGTGTCAGGGCTGGCGGCCATCGGCGCGTATGCACCTCGTTTGCGGATCGACGCCGCGGAGTTCGAAGCCGCTTGGGGTAGTTTCGATGCAGCGGGAATCGACGAGAAAGCGGTCCCTGATGCTGACGAGGACGCAGTCACGATGGGCGTCGAAGCAGCGCGCCGTGCGTTAGGTGCAGCCGACGCGTCCGGGAAAGACGTCGCACACCTCGCCTTCGCGACGACGACACCACCGATGGCGGAAGAGGACCTCACCGCGAGGCTGTGCAGTATTCTCAACGTCCCTGACGATGCCAAGACGCAGACGATGACCGGCTCCACACACTCCGGTGCTCAGGCACTGGACGCAACCATGGACGGCGGGCCGTTCGGGGACGATGTCGGCCTCGTCATTATCAGTGACTGTCCGCGGGGCGACCCAGACAGCGGTATCGAGCACGCCGCCGGTGCCGGGAGTGTTGCGCTCGTTGTCGACGAGGACGGCCCCGGGACCGTCACTGACCGTGCGTCACACACGGAGGCGTACCCCGGAACGCGCTTCAGAACGGGCGGGGACGACCGGACGACCGGCCTTGGCGTTACGCAGTACGACCGCGAGGCGTTCACGACCACGCTCGGCAGTGCGGCGAACAGACTGGACGCGCCGAGAGACGACATCGATGCGGCAGCGGTCCAGTCCCCGGACGGCAAGCTCCCCTATCGGGCGACAGGCGCACTCGGGGTCGACGCCGAAACCATCGCTGCTGCGGACACAGTTGGGACGCTCGGGGACACCGGCGCGACAAGTGCATTTCTCGGAGCGGCAACAGCGTTTGCAGCCGACGCCGAGCGCGTGCTGATCGCCGCGTACGGAAGCGGTGCGAGTGCGACGCTGTTCGTCGTTGCCGGTCCCGTTCCGGTCAGCACTGCACTTGGCGGAGATATCCGCCTGTCCTACGCCGAGTACCTCAGGCGGCGTGGTGAGATTACACGCGACGAACCGGAGGGTGGCGGAGCGTACGTTAGCGTCCCGTCGTGGCAGCGGACACTTCCGCAACGCCACCGGCTCGTCGCTGGCCGATGTGCCGCCTGTGGAGCGTTGAACTTCCCCCCGGCGGGAGCCTGCAACGACTGCCACGAGCGGACTAGTGATTTCGAGGCTGTCGAACTGCCCGGGACAGGGACAGTGACGGCAGTAACGACTATCGAGCAGGGCGGTGCACCTCCGGAGTTCGTTGCCCAGCAGTCCAGCAGCGGTCAGTTCGACAGCGCTATCGTCGCGCTTGATGGCCCATCGGGTGAGCAGACCGTGAGTGTCCCCACACAGGTGCTACAGGGGACGGACGAGGTCACAATAGGCACCCCTGTTGTGCTGACAACGCGGCGCATCTACACGCAGGAGGGCGTCATCAGATACGGCTTCAAAGCACAGGTCGCCAGCCAGCGCCGCTAG
- a CDS encoding thiolase family protein, translating into MTASDSQAVVVDAVRTPQARKDGALAGTHPEDLVTTVLAALVDRTGVPAVEWDDFRLGCANQEAEQGRNLARQSILAGGFPETVPGATTTRLCGSSLTTLVDAARAIEAGDGEVYPVAGVEHMSTVPFSDWLHPAIEQRYNPDRLPMGQTAETIARSHNISRTAQDEFALRSHERAVAATENGRFDAEIVPVHTDETAIETDKTPRTDTSVEQLNELPTVFRDDEAATVTPGNASPLTDGAAGMLVTSAAYADQHGLDVLGRVKTRSVAGVDPLVMGRGPIPATRAALDDAGLTIGDIDLVELNEAFAAQSLHCKRELDIPAERLNVNGGAIALGHPLGCSGARIATTLLHEMQRQDATHGLATMCVGFGQGVAVVFERR; encoded by the coding sequence ATGACTGCTTCCGACTCGCAAGCCGTTGTTGTCGACGCCGTACGAACGCCACAGGCACGGAAAGATGGCGCATTGGCCGGGACCCATCCCGAAGACCTCGTCACCACTGTGCTTGCCGCACTCGTTGACCGGACCGGTGTTCCGGCCGTTGAGTGGGACGACTTCCGGCTCGGGTGTGCGAATCAGGAGGCGGAGCAGGGACGAAACCTTGCCCGGCAGTCGATACTCGCCGGCGGGTTTCCCGAGACAGTACCCGGGGCGACAACGACCCGCTTGTGTGGCTCGTCACTGACAACGCTTGTTGACGCCGCTCGTGCCATTGAGGCGGGCGACGGTGAAGTGTACCCGGTCGCTGGCGTCGAGCATATGAGTACCGTTCCCTTCTCCGACTGGCTCCATCCCGCTATCGAACAGCGGTACAACCCTGATAGGCTTCCGATGGGGCAAACGGCTGAAACCATCGCACGGTCCCACAATATCAGCCGTACGGCTCAGGACGAGTTTGCGCTGCGTTCACACGAGCGTGCGGTCGCTGCCACGGAGAACGGGCGGTTCGATGCAGAGATAGTGCCGGTCCACACCGACGAGACAGCGATAGAGACCGACAAAACACCACGGACAGACACGTCAGTGGAGCAGTTGAACGAACTCCCAACAGTGTTTCGTGACGACGAGGCGGCGACAGTCACGCCGGGGAACGCGTCACCACTGACCGACGGCGCGGCCGGGATGCTCGTCACCTCGGCAGCGTACGCAGACCAGCACGGTCTAGACGTTCTCGGGCGGGTCAAGACGCGCTCTGTCGCCGGTGTCGATCCGCTGGTTATGGGCCGGGGGCCGATTCCGGCGACGCGTGCCGCACTGGACGACGCCGGTCTGACAATCGGTGATATCGACCTCGTGGAGCTCAACGAGGCGTTCGCGGCGCAGAGTCTCCACTGCAAGCGTGAACTGGATATTCCAGCCGAACGGCTCAACGTCAACGGTGGGGCCATCGCGCTCGGCCATCCGCTCGGCTGCTCGGGGGCGCGAATCGCGACAACGTTGCTGCACGAGATGCAACGGCAGGACGCGACGCACGGACTGGCGACAATGTGTGTCGGTTTCGGTCAAGGTGTCGCGGTCGTGTTCGAGCGTCGCTGA
- a CDS encoding 3-hydroxyacyl-CoA dehydrogenase family protein, whose product MHVAILGAGTMGHGIAQVSAMAGHDVSLRDIEADIVDDGLAAIESNLEVGIAREKVTESAAEATLGRLTGTTSLAEAVTGSDLVVEAVPEDMEIKHETLTEVESHVDPATLIASNTSSLSLTEIASVLEHPDRAIGLHFFNPVHIMALVEIVVAEQTSAETVARAREFVHGIDKTPVEVTDAPGFASSRLGVSLGVEAMRMVQEGVATPHDIDTAMELGYNHPMGPIELGDVVGLDVRLDILEYLRDELGERFRPPQILKRKVRAGKLGKKSGEGFYVWEDGDIVGTSGDWGDA is encoded by the coding sequence ATGCACGTAGCTATCCTAGGTGCCGGTACCATGGGCCACGGTATCGCTCAGGTGTCGGCAATGGCGGGTCACGACGTCTCTCTCCGTGATATCGAGGCGGATATCGTCGATGACGGACTGGCCGCTATCGAGTCCAATCTGGAAGTGGGTATTGCCCGGGAGAAAGTGACCGAATCGGCGGCCGAGGCAACCTTGGGCCGTCTCACGGGGACGACATCGCTGGCGGAAGCTGTGACCGGGTCAGATCTCGTTGTGGAAGCAGTCCCCGAAGACATGGAGATCAAACACGAGACGCTCACCGAGGTCGAATCCCACGTCGACCCGGCAACGCTGATCGCCTCAAACACCTCCTCGCTGTCACTGACTGAGATCGCGAGCGTCCTCGAACATCCCGACCGAGCCATCGGCCTCCACTTTTTCAATCCGGTACACATCATGGCACTCGTCGAGATCGTCGTTGCGGAACAGACGAGTGCCGAGACGGTCGCGCGTGCCCGCGAGTTCGTACACGGGATCGACAAGACACCGGTGGAGGTGACCGATGCACCGGGCTTTGCCTCCTCCCGCCTTGGCGTCTCACTGGGCGTCGAAGCGATGCGGATGGTGCAGGAGGGCGTCGCAACACCGCACGACATCGACACCGCGATGGAGCTTGGCTACAATCACCCCATGGGGCCTATCGAACTCGGAGACGTAGTCGGTCTCGACGTCCGCCTCGACATCCTTGAGTACCTGCGTGACGAACTCGGTGAACGGTTCCGTCCGCCACAGATCCTGAAACGGAAGGTCCGTGCGGGCAAACTCGGCAAGAAATCCGGCGAGGGGTTCTACGTCTGGGAGGACGGTGACATCGTCGGCACCAGCGGCGACTGGGGGGACGCATGA
- a CDS encoding enoyl-CoA hydratase/isomerase family protein, translating into MTGLADAAADCETVSVSVGDRVENVATVELHRPEARNALNAQLRSEFKQVFDAIPDSDVRAVVVTGAADTGAFVAGADVTELRERDMLEQREASKRPRVYEYVDECPMPVIARINGHALGGGCELIQAADIRIARTDAKFGQPEINLGIMPGGGGTQRLPRLVGEGHAMRLILTGELIDATEAADIGLVDEVHDDDSFDDRVYEIASSIAEKSPAALEFAKKSVRASSRMDLEAGIEYEAELFAQLFATGDKDEGIDAFLEDREPEWTSE; encoded by the coding sequence ATGACGGGGCTCGCTGACGCCGCAGCGGACTGTGAAACAGTTTCGGTGAGCGTCGGGGACCGCGTCGAGAACGTCGCCACTGTCGAGTTACACCGGCCGGAGGCCCGAAACGCGCTCAACGCCCAGTTGCGGTCGGAGTTCAAACAGGTCTTCGACGCAATCCCGGACAGTGACGTCCGGGCTGTCGTGGTGACTGGCGCGGCAGACACCGGCGCATTCGTCGCGGGCGCGGACGTGACGGAACTCCGCGAGCGAGATATGCTAGAGCAACGGGAGGCGAGCAAGCGGCCCCGGGTCTACGAGTACGTCGACGAGTGCCCGATGCCGGTCATCGCCCGCATCAACGGGCACGCCCTCGGCGGCGGCTGTGAGCTGATTCAGGCGGCTGATATCCGGATCGCGCGTACGGACGCGAAATTCGGTCAGCCGGAAATCAACCTCGGCATCATGCCCGGCGGTGGCGGAACACAGCGGCTGCCGCGGCTGGTCGGGGAGGGGCACGCGATGCGGCTGATCCTCACTGGCGAACTCATCGACGCGACGGAGGCCGCCGACATCGGCCTCGTCGACGAGGTCCACGACGACGACTCCTTCGACGATCGGGTCTACGAGATAGCCTCGTCGATTGCCGAGAAAAGTCCCGCGGCACTCGAGTTCGCGAAGAAATCCGTCCGTGCCAGCTCCCGAATGGATCTGGAAGCCGGCATCGAGTACGAAGCCGAACTGTTCGCACAACTGTTCGCCACTGGTGACAAGGACGAAGGGATCGACGCGTTCCTCGAGGACAGAGAGCCGGAGTGGACCAGCGAGTGA
- a CDS encoding IclR family transcriptional regulator, producing MAIPPAVNRPVGTIERAIEIIEYLKKNDTATVSEMTDHLDCAKSTTHRYLKTLAANSLLIEEDNEYQLGIRFLDYGEVARNKYRLYDEAKPRVDELAEETEEKIWCAVEEHGRSVHIYGAQGKHSVQTYARVGHRNYLHQHAAGKAILAHLPDSQITETIDRHGLPGRTPQTITDRDDLWEEIETIRDRGYAFNFQESVEGLHAVGAPITDENDIAIGAISVSGPASRLEGAFLRDELPTLLLGVVNEIGINMAHP from the coding sequence ATGGCAATCCCGCCCGCTGTCAACAGGCCGGTCGGAACGATTGAGCGAGCAATCGAGATTATCGAGTATCTCAAGAAAAACGACACCGCCACCGTGTCGGAAATGACAGACCACCTCGACTGTGCGAAGAGTACAACGCATAGGTACCTGAAGACACTCGCGGCCAACAGCCTCCTGATCGAGGAGGACAACGAGTATCAGCTCGGTATCCGCTTTCTGGACTACGGTGAAGTGGCACGGAATAAATACCGGCTCTACGACGAGGCGAAGCCAAGAGTCGACGAACTCGCGGAGGAGACCGAGGAAAAGATCTGGTGTGCAGTCGAAGAACACGGCCGGAGCGTCCACATCTACGGCGCGCAGGGCAAACACTCGGTGCAGACGTACGCCCGAGTGGGCCATCGGAACTATCTCCACCAGCACGCCGCGGGGAAGGCCATACTGGCACACCTTCCAGATAGCCAGATCACGGAGACTATCGACAGGCATGGCTTACCCGGCCGGACGCCACAGACAATCACCGACAGGGACGACCTCTGGGAGGAAATCGAGACCATACGTGACCGCGGCTACGCGTTCAACTTTCAGGAGTCAGTCGAGGGTCTGCATGCGGTCGGTGCCCCGATTACGGACGAGAACGACATTGCCATCGGTGCAATCAGTGTCTCCGGCCCAGCAAGCCGTCTTGAGGGAGCCTTTCTCCGGGACGAACTGCCGACGCTGCTGTTGGGCGTTGTCAACGAAATCGGCATAAATATGGCCCATCCGTGA
- a CDS encoding EthD domain-containing protein yields the protein MTKIVDLLVRKDGYTHEEFADRWQGDHSELAKDLPGLQRYVTSVPTDPERAAYDGVLELYFEDMDALSDAFDSDLAETVQADAAEFIDLEAGPRVIVEETVQLDERDD from the coding sequence ATGACAAAAATCGTCGATTTGCTCGTCCGGAAAGACGGATACACGCACGAGGAGTTCGCTGACCGATGGCAGGGCGACCACTCGGAGTTAGCGAAGGACCTGCCGGGGCTGCAACGCTACGTGACATCCGTGCCAACAGACCCGGAGCGCGCAGCGTACGACGGCGTGCTTGAGCTATACTTCGAGGATATGGATGCACTCAGCGACGCTTTTGATTCCGACCTTGCCGAGACCGTTCAGGCCGACGCGGCTGAGTTTATCGACTTGGAGGCCGGCCCACGAGTTATCGTCGAAGAAACCGTCCAGCTTGACGAACGAGACGACTGA
- a CDS encoding VOC family protein produces MSQETPIRVDHIGIAVEDIGDAEPFLFALGCRKLIEESVEERFRWAQYDFGRDASRLELIAPEAPETFLTSYLADHGPGLHHVTLEVADIDTVTAVLEHNGHSVVEYREYEDWTEAFVPPSNPTGALFQLFEYHDSYDADRPPAEKLYVDGSRVDS; encoded by the coding sequence ATGTCACAGGAGACGCCGATCCGTGTCGATCACATCGGAATCGCTGTCGAGGACATCGGCGACGCTGAACCGTTCCTGTTCGCACTCGGCTGTCGGAAACTCATCGAAGAGTCCGTCGAGGAACGGTTTCGTTGGGCGCAGTACGATTTCGGTCGGGACGCGTCGCGGCTAGAGCTCATCGCGCCGGAGGCACCGGAGACGTTCCTCACATCGTATCTCGCCGACCACGGTCCGGGCCTCCACCACGTCACGCTCGAGGTGGCGGATATTGACACGGTGACGGCAGTACTGGAGCACAACGGACACAGTGTTGTCGAGTATCGCGAGTACGAGGACTGGACCGAGGCGTTTGTGCCACCGTCGAACCCGACCGGTGCGCTCTTTCAATTGTTCGAGTACCACGACAGCTACGACGCTGACCGACCGCCTGCCGAAAAGCTCTACGTCGATGGAAGCCGAGTTGATAGCTGA